The following are from one region of the Endozoicomonas sp. 4G genome:
- a CDS encoding YqcC family protein codes for MSTEVRELLTALEAELKRLECWQTIPPSPQALASTTPFCMDTMGFTQWLQWLFIPRVHAILDQGADLPKGANIKPYAEEALMVEKIEATQLLVLVERFDQLMN; via the coding sequence ATGAGCACAGAAGTCAGAGAGCTATTAACAGCTCTGGAAGCCGAGTTAAAAAGACTGGAGTGCTGGCAGACTATACCTCCTTCACCGCAGGCACTGGCCAGTACCACTCCTTTTTGCATGGATACCATGGGTTTCACCCAGTGGCTGCAATGGCTATTTATTCCCCGGGTTCATGCGATTCTTGATCAGGGGGCTGACCTGCCAAAAGGTGCGAACATTAAGCCTTATGCTGAAGAAGCACTGATGGTTGAGAAAATAGAAGCCACTCAGCTGTTGGTGCTGGTGGAGCGTTTTGATCAATTGATGAATTGA
- the ilvN gene encoding acetolactate synthase small subunit: MRRIISVLVENEPGALSRIVGLFSQRNYNIETLTVAPTEDTTLSRLTVTTFGNPQVIEQITKQLHKLIDVVKLVDLTEGHHVERELMLIKVRASGPLRAEVKRTADIFRGQIVDVTSSVYTIQLTGTHDKLDGFIAAIGQAQVLEVARSGVTGIARGEKVLGL, from the coding sequence ATGAGACGGATTATCTCGGTACTGGTAGAAAATGAACCAGGTGCCCTGTCACGTATTGTCGGGCTGTTTTCCCAGCGTAACTACAACATTGAAACCCTGACCGTTGCACCTACAGAAGACACAACGCTGTCCCGTCTGACGGTGACTACTTTTGGTAACCCCCAGGTCATTGAGCAGATCACCAAACAGCTGCACAAGCTGATTGATGTCGTTAAGCTGGTGGATTTGACCGAAGGTCATCATGTTGAACGTGAGCTGATGCTGATCAAGGTTCGTGCAAGCGGTCCGCTGAGAGCTGAAGTGAAGCGCACAGCGGATATCTTCAGGGGGCAGATAGTGGATGTCACCAGCTCGGTTTACACTATTCAGCTGACCGGCACCCACGACAAACTGGATGGTTTTATTGCCGCTATTGGTCAGGCCCAGGTGCTGGAAGTGGCTCGTAGTGGTGTTACCGGTATTGCCCGTGGCGAGAAAGTTTTGGGTTTGTAA
- a CDS encoding type II toxin-antitoxin system YafO family toxin, whose amino-acid sequence MVRIFTHKDLKDSLGEQKTSSLVYDFRAYKEGKGLPVTFGRDAPYNFTHHRSCLELQHIHFKESGFPLRLIQFRRKSGYVLVYSPGFFSSSNYLLIAIIKHWDFKHPHKVEGTDRDIGLMQGLERIAESFREKF is encoded by the coding sequence GTGGTCAGAATCTTTACGCACAAAGACCTTAAAGATTCACTGGGCGAACAGAAAACCTCTTCTCTGGTCTATGACTTCAGAGCCTACAAAGAAGGAAAAGGATTACCTGTTACCTTTGGTCGGGATGCTCCTTACAACTTCACACACCATCGTTCTTGTCTTGAATTACAGCATATCCACTTCAAAGAGAGCGGGTTTCCTTTGAGACTGATTCAGTTTCGTCGGAAAAGTGGTTATGTACTGGTTTACAGCCCGGGTTTCTTCAGCTCCAGCAACTACTTACTGATTGCCATCATTAAGCATTGGGACTTTAAACACCCTCACAAGGTAGAAGGAACCGACAGAGATATCGGTCTTATGCAGGGGCTTGAAAGGATCGCTGAAAGCTTTCGTGAGAAATTCTAA
- a CDS encoding ABC transporter substrate-binding protein: MIPVAGASTSSSEKIETITKDNPRLVVLDAGIVEVLQALDLDGQLLMIPDDLSFEGQYPQAYRYKSAISIESILTMHPDAILGGHVTRDKTMMDQSKTAGLSTFHIDRTLSASEKIRKVAEIFGVPERGQALIESLDAQYAEAEKIAEQSSGDAVGVIHISSSGAGNSGQTAIAGRYTPAHEVINAAGGKNLADLSVFYSYSSVTQEGLIALAPEAVIVSDKELAALGGEQGIWQKIPGLMATPAGKNKQLIILPHNGLKNGSVASGEAVIELAGKLSDIQSS, translated from the coding sequence GTGATTCCAGTTGCTGGTGCAAGTACATCGTCGTCTGAAAAAATTGAGACGATTACAAAAGATAACCCCCGTCTGGTAGTACTGGATGCGGGTATTGTTGAAGTTTTGCAGGCTCTGGATCTGGACGGGCAGCTGCTGATGATTCCAGACGACCTCTCTTTTGAAGGCCAGTATCCGCAAGCGTATCGATACAAGTCAGCCATCAGCATTGAAAGCATTCTTACCATGCATCCCGATGCCATCCTGGGAGGACACGTCACCCGGGACAAGACAATGATGGATCAATCGAAAACGGCAGGTCTGAGCACATTTCATATCGACAGAACGCTTTCTGCGTCAGAAAAAATCAGAAAAGTAGCTGAAATCTTTGGTGTCCCCGAAAGAGGACAAGCACTGATTGAAAGCCTTGATGCACAGTATGCAGAGGCAGAAAAAATAGCTGAACAAAGCTCCGGTGATGCTGTCGGTGTGATTCACATATCCAGTTCAGGTGCTGGTAACAGCGGTCAAACGGCCATCGCCGGACGGTATACGCCAGCCCATGAAGTCATCAATGCCGCAGGGGGTAAGAACCTGGCTGATCTCTCGGTATTTTATTCCTACAGCTCGGTGACCCAGGAGGGGCTGATTGCCCTGGCGCCAGAGGCGGTGATCGTTTCTGACAAAGAGCTTGCTGCCCTGGGTGGCGAGCAGGGAATCTGGCAAAAAATCCCCGGCCTTATGGCAACACCTGCCGGTAAAAATAAGCAACTGATCATTCTGCCACATAACGGCTTGAAGAATGGCAGTGTTGCCAGTGGTGAAGCGGTCATTGAGCTGGCTGGCAAACTATCAGATATCCAGTCTTCTTAA
- a CDS encoding TonB-dependent receptor, which translates to MSLKNAVSSGLALTVLGVAVSNAVAAQEVNDDATLLNEVVVTASGFEESVDEAPASISVVTREQLENKPYRDVRDAISQVPGVNLDGGPGGDISIRGLEGDSTLILIDGRRVNSTRILNQKGGNTVEYSWLPPLDAVERIEVVKGPMSSLYGSDAMGGVINIITRPSDAKWSGSIGANATLQESSESGNISQQTFYMSGPLLENKLGLKVYGAFNQRQEDEFKGGFQENDNNSINADLDYQLTDNQLLVFNLGASEDDYHARAGKSSTKDEDRINNYERYNLAVTHEGYWDWADSKLTLAYDEAKLESPTDSFTPTLENLGLNGQLVMPYEKHTLTAGAEVRKESQSIGDQTIQQGDTQVKGRVSDSVVHSAIFVEDSWQMLERLNTTAGLRYNHNSIYGDNFSPRLYGVWTATDKWVIKGGVSTGFRSPNLQEISPEFGKPQKGGSTTWGNPNLEPETSVSTELSFNYDNGDDFKGSLTLFDNRYENKISNTGSQPLDVNGDGDFGPNIDDDPEPDGDLGPDGNPISVYFNIKEARIRGVELAGNWELSPRLNALASYTYSDSNMDTDGQNIYGLSLASLDGGALINTPMHQADLGLNWQATKKVSAYIKGNYRGKELQAISLGGVPGMGDETTGDSFNVDLGASWQVNKDLVLSAAVYNLTDEVNYEVDNDDVYQYVEDGRRYWLSAKYSF; encoded by the coding sequence ATGTCTCTAAAAAATGCAGTAAGCAGTGGCCTGGCTCTCACTGTTTTGGGGGTTGCTGTTTCCAATGCGGTTGCCGCCCAGGAAGTGAACGACGATGCCACACTGCTCAATGAAGTAGTGGTGACCGCCAGTGGCTTTGAAGAAAGTGTTGATGAAGCCCCTGCCAGTATCAGTGTTGTGACCAGGGAACAGCTTGAAAACAAGCCTTACCGGGATGTCCGTGATGCTATTTCCCAAGTACCGGGGGTGAATCTGGACGGAGGGCCAGGCGGTGATATCTCCATTCGGGGACTGGAAGGTGACAGTACCCTGATTTTGATTGATGGTCGTCGGGTAAACAGTACCCGGATACTCAATCAGAAAGGAGGTAACACGGTCGAGTACAGTTGGTTGCCGCCGCTGGATGCTGTTGAGCGTATTGAAGTCGTCAAAGGCCCTATGTCCTCTCTGTACGGCAGTGATGCCATGGGTGGCGTCATCAATATTATCACCCGGCCTTCTGATGCGAAGTGGAGTGGTAGTATCGGAGCTAATGCCACGCTTCAGGAATCATCTGAGTCAGGTAATATAAGTCAGCAGACGTTTTATATGTCAGGGCCTTTGTTGGAAAACAAACTCGGCCTGAAGGTTTATGGTGCTTTTAACCAGAGACAGGAAGATGAGTTCAAAGGGGGCTTTCAGGAAAACGACAATAACAGTATTAATGCGGATTTGGATTACCAGTTAACGGACAATCAATTACTGGTTTTCAATCTCGGTGCCAGTGAAGATGACTACCATGCCAGGGCAGGAAAAAGCTCCACCAAGGACGAAGACAGGATCAATAACTACGAACGCTACAACCTGGCTGTGACCCACGAAGGGTACTGGGACTGGGCAGATTCCAAGTTAACCCTTGCCTATGATGAGGCAAAACTGGAGTCACCGACCGACAGTTTCACCCCGACGCTTGAGAATCTGGGTCTGAACGGTCAGCTGGTGATGCCTTACGAGAAACATACGCTGACCGCAGGCGCAGAAGTACGCAAGGAAAGCCAGTCGATAGGCGACCAGACTATTCAGCAAGGTGACACTCAAGTCAAAGGAAGAGTGTCAGACTCCGTCGTACACAGCGCCATTTTTGTTGAAGACAGCTGGCAGATGCTGGAGCGTCTGAATACGACAGCCGGTTTAAGATACAATCACAACTCTATTTATGGTGATAACTTCAGCCCCAGACTCTACGGCGTCTGGACAGCGACCGATAAGTGGGTGATTAAAGGTGGGGTTTCAACTGGCTTCCGTTCACCAAATCTGCAAGAAATCAGTCCTGAGTTTGGTAAGCCTCAGAAGGGTGGATCCACCACCTGGGGTAATCCGAACCTGGAGCCGGAAACCAGCGTTAGCACAGAGCTGTCCTTCAACTATGACAACGGCGATGATTTCAAGGGCAGCCTGACTCTCTTTGATAACCGCTATGAAAACAAAATCAGCAACACCGGCTCACAGCCTCTGGATGTTAACGGTGATGGCGATTTTGGGCCTAACATTGATGATGATCCTGAACCTGATGGTGATTTGGGTCCCGATGGTAACCCGATCAGTGTCTATTTCAACATTAAGGAAGCCAGAATTCGGGGCGTAGAGTTAGCCGGTAACTGGGAACTGTCTCCTCGCTTAAACGCACTGGCCAGCTACACCTACTCAGACTCAAATATGGATACTGATGGTCAGAACATCTATGGTCTGTCTTTAGCCTCTCTGGACGGTGGCGCCCTGATCAATACGCCGATGCATCAGGCTGATCTCGGCCTCAACTGGCAGGCAACCAAAAAGGTGTCGGCTTACATCAAGGGCAACTATCGTGGTAAAGAACTCCAGGCCATCAGTCTTGGCGGAGTCCCCGGTATGGGTGATGAGACCACCGGTGACAGTTTTAATGTCGATCTGGGTGCCAGCTGGCAGGTGAACAAAGATCTGGTGCTTTCAGCAGCGGTTTACAACCTGACGGATGAAGTGAACTACGAGGTGGACAATGACGATGTCTATCAGTATGTAGAAGACGGTCGTCGTTACTGGCTGTCTGCGAAATATTCATTCTAA
- a CDS encoding acetolactate synthase 3 large subunit, whose protein sequence is MELLSGADMVVRSLADEGVEYIYGYPGGALLHVYDAIFRQKAVTHILVRHEQAATHMADGYARATGKPGVALVTSGPGATNTITGIATAYMDSIPMVVISGQVPSGFIGTDMFQEVDMVGISRPIVKHSFLVKKAEDIPEVIRKAFHIAQTGRPGPVVVDIPKDITDLSRKYPYKYPEKVKIRSYNPPAKGHNGQIRKAVDLLMKARRPVIYAGGGVVLGKASQRLTDVARKLNAPVTNTLNGLGCFPGSDRQFVGMLGMHGSYCANKTMHHSDLILAVGVRFDDRVTNNTEKFCPDAKIIHIDIDPASISKNVAADIPIVGPVDTVLESLLCQLNEYQGSQDDMAMAEWWASIDSWRDGGLFSYEKGNGILKPQQVIESLYQVTKGDAFVTTDVGQHQMFAAQHYRFNKPNRWISSGGLGTMGYGLPAAMGIKLSFPEEQVACVTGEGSIQMNIQELSTCLQYDLHLKVININNQALGMVRQWQDMQYDSRYSHSYMESLPDFVKLAESYGHVGMRVNRPEELLPAMEEAFSLKDRLVFMDIQVDPNEHVYPMQIKDGSMCDLWLSKTERT, encoded by the coding sequence GTGGAGCTTTTATCCGGCGCGGACATGGTAGTCCGTTCATTGGCTGACGAAGGGGTAGAGTACATTTACGGGTATCCCGGTGGTGCCCTGTTGCACGTCTACGATGCGATCTTCAGACAAAAAGCGGTCACCCATATTCTGGTACGCCACGAACAGGCGGCGACCCATATGGCCGATGGCTATGCGCGGGCTACGGGTAAGCCCGGAGTGGCGCTGGTGACGTCAGGGCCTGGGGCTACCAATACCATTACCGGTATTGCTACTGCCTACATGGATTCTATTCCCATGGTGGTGATTTCAGGTCAGGTGCCATCGGGCTTTATCGGCACGGATATGTTTCAGGAAGTGGATATGGTGGGTATTTCCAGACCTATCGTTAAACACAGTTTCCTGGTGAAGAAAGCAGAAGATATTCCAGAGGTTATTCGTAAGGCGTTTCATATCGCCCAGACCGGGCGGCCCGGTCCGGTGGTGGTTGATATTCCCAAGGATATCACCGACCTGAGCAGGAAATACCCATACAAGTATCCGGAAAAGGTCAAAATCCGTTCCTACAATCCGCCTGCCAAAGGCCACAACGGGCAGATTCGCAAAGCGGTTGATCTGCTGATGAAGGCTCGCAGACCGGTGATCTATGCCGGTGGTGGCGTGGTTCTGGGTAAGGCTTCCCAGCGTCTGACAGATGTGGCCAGAAAGCTGAACGCACCTGTTACCAATACGTTGAACGGTCTGGGTTGTTTTCCGGGGTCTGATCGCCAATTTGTTGGGATGCTGGGCATGCATGGCAGCTATTGCGCCAACAAAACCATGCATCACTCCGACCTGATTCTGGCGGTGGGTGTCCGTTTTGATGACCGGGTGACCAACAACACGGAAAAGTTTTGTCCGGACGCCAAAATCATCCATATCGACATTGACCCGGCCAGTATTTCCAAGAACGTTGCAGCGGATATTCCCATCGTGGGTCCGGTCGATACGGTTCTGGAAAGCCTGCTTTGTCAGCTGAACGAATACCAGGGTTCCCAGGACGATATGGCCATGGCCGAATGGTGGGCCAGCATTGATTCCTGGCGAGACGGCGGCCTGTTCTCTTATGAAAAAGGGAATGGCATTCTCAAACCCCAGCAGGTCATTGAGTCTCTTTATCAGGTGACCAAGGGTGATGCCTTTGTAACCACCGACGTAGGTCAGCATCAGATGTTTGCGGCCCAGCATTATCGTTTTAACAAACCGAATCGCTGGATCAGCTCCGGTGGTCTTGGCACCATGGGCTATGGCCTGCCAGCGGCCATGGGTATCAAACTGTCCTTCCCTGAAGAACAGGTGGCCTGTGTGACCGGTGAAGGCAGTATCCAGATGAATATTCAGGAACTGTCCACCTGCCTGCAATACGACTTGCACCTGAAGGTGATCAACATCAATAACCAGGCGCTGGGTATGGTACGACAGTGGCAGGATATGCAGTACGACAGCCGTTACTCACACTCCTACATGGAGTCTCTGCCAGACTTCGTTAAACTGGCGGAGTCTTACGGTCATGTGGGTATGAGAGTCAATCGTCCGGAGGAGCTGCTGCCTGCGATGGAAGAAGCCTTCTCCCTGAAAGATCGTCTGGTCTTTATGGATATCCAGGTGGACCCCAACGAACATGTCTATCCGATGCAAATCAAGGATGGCAGTATGTGTGACCTATGGCTCAGCAAGACGGAGAGGACCTGA
- a CDS encoding DUF4124 domain-containing protein, with the protein MKVTQALVILIVAVCLNLPVQADKVFKWVDENGTAHYSSKPPLVNVDTEIIMTPDEHAEQPEDLLPSVDSEPTSEDPSQPAPDPEILAFCERLSANLKTLNSDDQVRLNKADGSFEILDDEGREKEKERIRQQMKQFCL; encoded by the coding sequence ATGAAAGTAACACAAGCCTTGGTTATTCTGATCGTGGCAGTTTGCCTCAATCTTCCCGTTCAGGCCGATAAAGTTTTCAAATGGGTGGATGAAAACGGCACGGCCCATTACTCATCGAAACCACCACTGGTAAACGTTGATACTGAGATTATTATGACGCCCGACGAGCACGCAGAGCAGCCTGAAGACCTACTCCCCTCTGTTGACTCTGAACCCACTTCTGAAGACCCTTCCCAGCCCGCCCCGGATCCCGAGATTCTGGCTTTCTGTGAGAGGCTGTCGGCCAACCTTAAAACACTCAACAGTGATGATCAGGTACGTCTGAACAAAGCCGATGGCAGCTTTGAAATACTGGACGATGAAGGCCGGGAAAAGGAGAAAGAGAGAATCCGTCAGCAAATGAAGCAGTTTTGTCTTTAA
- a CDS encoding endonuclease/exonuclease/phosphatase family protein, which translates to MRVRSRSGISLLLVIGLLAGCDDNSSSDLSSQSDKQVSSISAEDVGNASLLVSMDFDNDPTGPKLNPENVGNKYPATVTLNSNNTHFENSNAIHKLSNDESILISDINLSEYRTLSFRIKLEEEQPEAYSSIVDGGHFGGRSREPVLVLNPEGELELWRKWFGSSTPNNDQPVKLLGGIKPPKETWLSISLTNNHEGSAVYINGEKVAEGQSINLASNQLSFGAGLVADHQPLQSANFFIDDIRIYSGVLTEPYIAQLSQYQNLENQKTLPAYSPSPSHQIKNVPFDSLTLKWQHGDEFKNNNSFYRIEIAADKDFKQVINEFSTAENSINIGSLQPGQDYFWRVNVFDGTSTLQGPVWHFSTAQERDSSILPEHITVMAYNIWHAGSQASPELGQEYIYEQVINENVDVLLMQESYGYQEALAQRLGFYIKTAASNNNLAVLSRYPIISDLVQCDSGLCGVRLAMPENREMDVYSVWLTSSSDIVNSTADPSYTNERLIELDQGRAATLSTYMTKALKETDNQYRPVIIGGDLNTFSHLDFTEETNYYDRGAMSWPTLLAAEDHGFIDSYREVKPDSVVNTCKTWTPYFKGNPAQGRIDFILYKGDQLTPSDSYCLMSNGHPVLHPSDHGAVITRFDVQEAEWPEVSQ; encoded by the coding sequence ATGCGAGTACGTTCAAGATCTGGTATCTCACTGTTGTTAGTCATCGGCTTACTGGCAGGGTGTGACGATAACAGTTCATCCGACCTTTCTTCCCAATCTGATAAGCAAGTGAGTTCGATTTCAGCTGAAGATGTTGGTAATGCCAGCTTGCTGGTATCAATGGATTTTGACAATGATCCTACGGGGCCAAAACTGAACCCCGAAAATGTTGGTAATAAATACCCGGCAACTGTCACACTGAACAGCAATAACACTCATTTCGAAAACAGTAATGCCATCCACAAGTTATCGAACGACGAAAGCATTCTGATCAGTGACATCAATCTTTCTGAGTATCGAACCCTATCATTCCGAATCAAACTGGAGGAAGAACAGCCCGAAGCTTACAGCAGCATTGTTGACGGCGGTCACTTTGGTGGGCGATCCAGAGAGCCTGTCCTTGTTCTCAATCCCGAAGGCGAACTGGAGCTCTGGCGCAAATGGTTTGGTTCATCAACCCCCAACAATGATCAGCCCGTCAAGCTTCTGGGTGGCATTAAACCACCAAAAGAGACCTGGCTGAGTATTAGCCTGACCAATAATCATGAAGGCTCAGCTGTTTATATTAACGGAGAGAAGGTAGCGGAAGGGCAGTCTATTAATCTGGCCAGCAATCAACTGAGTTTTGGTGCAGGATTAGTCGCAGACCACCAACCTCTGCAGTCAGCTAATTTCTTTATTGACGATATCAGAATCTATTCGGGTGTTTTAACAGAGCCTTACATCGCCCAGCTATCCCAATACCAGAACTTGGAAAACCAGAAGACTCTACCTGCCTATAGCCCATCTCCTTCACATCAGATCAAGAATGTTCCATTTGATAGCCTGACTTTAAAGTGGCAACACGGGGATGAATTCAAAAACAACAATAGCTTTTACAGGATAGAAATAGCTGCGGATAAAGACTTTAAGCAGGTTATCAACGAGTTCTCAACAGCAGAAAACAGCATCAATATCGGCAGTTTGCAGCCTGGACAGGATTACTTCTGGCGAGTAAACGTTTTCGATGGCACATCAACCCTTCAGGGGCCCGTCTGGCACTTTTCTACAGCACAGGAGAGAGACAGTTCCATACTGCCAGAACACATTACCGTTATGGCATATAACATCTGGCACGCAGGCTCACAAGCCAGCCCTGAGCTGGGTCAGGAATATATCTATGAACAAGTCATCAACGAAAATGTAGATGTTCTGTTGATGCAAGAATCCTACGGCTATCAGGAGGCACTGGCCCAGCGCCTGGGGTTTTATATCAAGACAGCTGCTTCGAACAATAATCTGGCGGTATTAAGCCGCTACCCGATTATTTCTGATCTGGTGCAATGCGACAGTGGTCTTTGTGGTGTCAGACTGGCGATGCCTGAGAATCGTGAAATGGATGTTTATTCGGTTTGGCTCACCTCCAGTTCCGATATTGTCAATTCAACCGCAGATCCCAGTTACACTAATGAAAGACTGATAGAATTGGATCAGGGCAGAGCCGCTACACTATCCACCTACATGACCAAGGCTTTGAAAGAAACGGATAACCAGTATCGACCTGTCATCATCGGTGGTGATCTAAATACCTTCTCACACCTGGACTTTACTGAAGAGACTAATTATTACGATCGCGGGGCGATGAGCTGGCCGACCTTGCTGGCCGCTGAAGACCATGGCTTTATAGACAGCTACCGGGAAGTAAAGCCTGACTCTGTCGTCAACACCTGTAAAACCTGGACGCCTTATTTCAAAGGTAACCCTGCACAGGGCCGTATCGATTTTATTTTGTACAAAGGTGACCAGCTTACCCCATCTGACAGTTATTGCCTTATGTCAAACGGCCACCCCGTATTGCACCCGTCCGATCACGGTGCAGTTATCACCCGCTTTGATGTTCAGGAAGCTGAATGGCCTGAAGTGAGTCAGTAA
- a CDS encoding tetratricopeptide repeat protein, which translates to MPTSISETASPYASRTDAVGTLLDQAWNAMAENDLNSAASALSRAMRISPTDSSVYYLMAQLRKAQGQYDQARELADRALSLGPDHGLERQIRRFLTSLS; encoded by the coding sequence ATGCCGACCTCCATTTCAGAAACCGCTTCCCCTTACGCAAGCCGAACGGATGCGGTCGGTACTTTGTTGGATCAGGCATGGAATGCCATGGCAGAAAACGACCTGAACAGCGCTGCAAGCGCTCTGTCCAGAGCCATGAGAATCAGTCCAACCGATTCGTCTGTTTATTACCTGATGGCACAACTCAGGAAAGCGCAGGGACAGTATGACCAGGCCCGCGAGCTGGCAGACAGGGCTCTGAGCCTGGGTCCTGATCATGGACTGGAGCGACAGATTAGACGCTTTTTGACTTCACTCAGTTAA